The genome window TTCCTTTGAAGATAGGTTTGAGCTTCTCTTTGATACACTCACCTTACTCATTTACGAAACCTTGGCCATTTTACATACAGGGTATTTCGTATATCTCGCAATCAAGCATTTCATGAATGGGAGTATTAACATTCCGAGATTAAGGCATGTATTTATCCTAATCGTTGTTATCTATTTCTTATGGGTAGGAACATTTCTAGCAGATGCTGCAGTTTATCCATCCCAATTACCCGATACTGCATTCTATCCTACATGGATGTTGATGGTATATCTAAACTTTTATTTAGCTTATCATTTCATTCTAAACCCAACAAAGTCAGTTTCGCTAATAACTTCAGATAAAAAGCTTGCTTCAACGAAAACGCTTGATTTAGCCTGCAATTTGAAAGAAATCATGCTAGAAAAAAGACTCTATAGAAAACCTGATTTATCTCTCTCTTTCATTGCAGCTGAATTAAATACTTCATCAAACTCGCTTACAGAAGTTCTTAAGGAGCATTTTAGGCTCACCTACTACGATTTTATAAATGAATATAGGATTTTGGATATAGTAGAGAGGTTTAAGAATGGAGATGATAGGAAATACACCATAAAGACTATTTCTGAAGAAGCTGGTTTCAGGTCGAAAACCACCTTCATCAAGGCTTTCAAAAAGGAAACCGGTATGCTCCCAAAAGAATATTTAAGTTCAGTTCAACAAAAAGGAAGTCCAACTGAGCTCTAATTGAACATTTTCAAGCCTCCAAAGCTTCAAAATGACTTATTCACTGATTTAGTTTTGAAACTAAAACTCATCATGTATAAGTATCTTATTCCTTTAATCCTTCTCTCTTCTTTGACATTACTGGTCAGTTGTGGGGAAGATGAACCTACCAATAATCCTCCATCAATTAGCGATCGGTCTTTTAGGATCCCAGAAGAGATTGAAACTGGAGAAAGAGTTGGATTTATTTCAGCATTTGACTTAGAAAATGATCCACTTACCTATGCAATCATTTCAGGCAATATCGATAATACATTCGCGCTCAATTCATCAAGTGGTGAACTGACTATACGTTCCAATGAAAAAATTGATTTTCAGGTAACTAGTCAATACACTTTGACAGTAGAAGCCAGTGATGGTAAATCTAGTGTATCAGCACTTATTACGATCAATGTAGAAGAGGCCAATCGTGTACCGTTGATTAATGAACAGACCTTCAGTCTATCCGAAAATGCAAGCGTGGGACTAGAAATTGGAATGATCATAGCTACAGATCCTGAAGGAGATGAACTTGAATATACTATTCTCGGTGGTGATGTAGATGAGTTGTTTGATCTAGATTTGGAAAGTGGGGTACTTACACTCATTTCTACTGAGAAGTTGGATTTTGAAACGACGGATTCTTACATAATCACCATTTTAGTTGAAGACTCTGAAGCGCTTGTCTCTTCTGCTCCTATTACAATCAACATTCTTGATGCTGATGAACCCAATCTCTCTTTTGAGCTCGCTGGTAATAATTTCACAATAGAAGATGGATTGATACGTGAATTTGGTGTTGTGTCGAGCGTGAGTTCCTTTCATTATGCCAGAACCTTTGCCCTAGCTGATGGAGAGTATTCATTTAGTGAAGCGTCAGGTGATTTTGTTGTCAATGGAGGAACAGTTGGTGTGTTTGGAGTTCTCTTTTCAAATGCTCTTTTCTCCTTCAAACCAGGAGAGTTTATCTATGCTGATACCGCTACAACACAGGCTAGCGACTTTATAGGTAAAGATTTTATTTACTCAAGTGCAATTATCATTGATGGCAATAACGATGGGAGTGTCGGTGTAAACGAGGAAGATATTGTTTATCGTGTTACCGGGGGTTCTATAAAGGTAATCTCCAACGGAGCGAACCCTCCAACACTAAATTATAATGTAGAGGTAACGCTTTATGACGTGGCTACCAAACAGTTCGTACATACTGTTAAAGCTGACCTTCATTTTGAATATTCCGGTGATTATAAGTTTAGTGATGAAAGAGCAAGAGGTTCAGGGCGGTTAGAAACAGAAGATATTAACCATGGCATAGAATTTAACAGTAACAAATAGGGCTTTAAGCTCCAACCAGCTAAGTACTAGACCACATTTATGATGTGGTCTTTGCTTTTACTAGTTCTTCGATAGCTATGGCATATCCTTCTAAGCCCATACCATTGGTGGAGCCAATGCACACATCTTTCACATAGCTTACTTGTCGGAAATCTTCACGTTCAGCAAGATTTGATATATGTACTTCAAAAACTGGCGTTTCAATTCCGGCAATAGCATCTCTCAGGGCAATGCTTGTATGTGTGTATGCTCCGGGATTAAAAACAATTCCGTCGTAGCTAAAACCTACTTGATGCAGTTTATCGATTAGTGCTCCTTCGTGATTTGATTGAAAATATTCGAGCTTGCAATCTGCAAATAGGTTTTTCAGTTCTTTGAAAAAATCTTCAAAAGTCTGACTTCCATAGATTTCGGGTTCACGTTTACCCAATAGGTTTAAGTTGGGTCCGTTTAAAATAAGTATTCGCATATGAAATTCTGTAACGCTAATTTAGAGTGTTAAAATGACGTTTTAAAAAGCAACACCTTGTCCTGGAAAACATATACTAAGCAATTCAAGAATTACCTCAAACTAGAACGTTCATTGGCACAAAACTCGGTGGATGCTTACATAGCTGACATATCCAAGCTTCAGCAGTTCTTGGATATCAAAGAACGTGATACTCCTCCTACCAGAATCATCCAACAAGATCTTATCGACTTTCTTGAATTTATCACCGAACTAGGTATGTCTGCCTACACTCAGGCAAGGATGGTGTCTGGACTCAAGGCTTTTTTCAAATTCCTGATCTATGAAGAAGTTATTACAAAGGATCCTTCAGAATTATTAGAAGCCCCAAAACTTGGCCGCAAGCTTCCAGACACACTAAATCTACCTGAAATAGAAGATTTATTCGACGCAATAGATATGTCTTCACCTGAAGGTCAGCGTAATCGAGCTATGTTAGAAACATTGTATAGTTCTGGATTACGGGTCTCAGAACTTATCAATCTTAAGATCAGCAATATTCACGAAGACATAGGATTCTTAAGAGTTATTGGAAAGGGTAGCAAAGAAAGGCTGGTACCTATTGGTCGATCAGCATTGAAGCATATAAAAATTTTTAGGGATGATGTACGTGTCCATATAGATGTAAAACAAGGCTTTGAAGATCACCTATTTGTCACCAAGCGTGGGAAAGCGATCAGTCGGGTGATGGTATTTATGATCATAAAAGACCTGGCCGCTAAAATTGGATTAAAGAAAAATATAAGTCCGCACACATTTCGTCATAGCTTTGCAACACACTTGATTGAAGGGGGTGCAGACTTACGCGCAGTGCAGGAAATGTTAGGGCATGAATCCATTACTACCACAGAGATTTACACTCACCTTGATCGGGATTATTTGAAGCAGGTCATTACCCAATTCCATCCTAGAAGCTGATGTATAAAATCTTAAAACCTCTCCTCTTTTTTCTTTACTCTCCCGAAAAAGCTCATAGGATCACTACCAGCCTACTCCACTTTCTCTTAAAACTGCCGTTTGGCAAGAGTCTGATTCGTAGTATGTTCCATTTTGAGGATCACAGACTCGAACGAGAAGTATTTGGTTTGAGATTTAAGAACCCAGTTGGACTTGCCGCAGGATTTGATAAAAATGCGGAGCTCATTGATGACTTTTCCAATCTTGGGTTTGGTTTTATTGAAATAGGCACGCTAACTCCAAAAGGTCAGCCTGGGAATCCTCAACCAAGGTTATTCAGACTTCCGCAAGATGAAGCGTTGATTAACCGAATGGGATTTAATAATGATGGCGTAGATGAAGCAATTGAAAGACTTAAAAATCGAAAGTCCGACATCCTCGTTGGAGGAAATATCGGAAAGAACAAGATTACTCCCAATGAGAATGCTTTAGAGGATTATCTCATATGCTTTGAGAAGCTATTCGATTATGTAGATTATTTCGTTGTGAATGTAAGCTCTCCCAATACACCGGGACTTAGAGAACTTCAAGAAAAAGAACCACTATTGAAGCTACTTAAGGCATTGCAAGATGAAAATAATAAAAAAGAAACCGCTAAGCCACTCCTTTTAAAAATTGCACCTGATCTATCAGAATCTCAACTCGATGATATCATTTCCATCACAAAAGAACTCGATCTGGATGGATTAATTATCTCAAACACAACTATCGACCGATCAGGATTGTCAACCAAAGTAGAAAGTGTCGAAGCTATTGGCGCTGGAGGTTTGAGTGGCAAACCAGTCTTTGAAAAATCAAATAACGTACTGAAATATATAAGAAGGCATCTTCCACACGTTCATATTATTGCTGTGGGTGGTATACATTCAGCCCAAGATGCAGTAGAAAAAATACAAGCAGGAGCCAATTTGGTTCAAATTTATACCGGCTTGGTATATGAAGGACCGGCTCTAATTAAAAAGATCAATAAGGAACTACTTAAGCATGTTTGATCCCCGCTGAAAACTCCATTATTTTTGGACATATAACCTATGGCACAAAACACTTATAAGAAGAAGAGCGAGAAGAAGGAGAAAGCAAGTATTAAGTTCAACTTCATCACCGATCGAAAATTCCATCTATTCATTGGATTTTCACTTCTATTGATTTCACTATTTCTTGCGGTTTCATTTATTTCTTACATGAACGCAGGGCAAGCAGATCAAAGTGTGGTGGAAGCGTTCACAAATACAAACATCAAGGACTCAGGAGTAGAAGTTCAAAATGCTTTTGGATTGATTGGAGCTATTGCAGCACATTACTTCATTTTTCTATGGTTCGGTATTGCAGCTATGCTAATCCCCCCATTTCTCTTTATTGTAGCATACAAAATCATCTGGAGCAAAACTCTTATTCCTATAACTAAGTCTTTCAATTTTGTCGTGTTTTATCTGGTATGGACCAGCCTCGTGATGGGCTATTTTCTCCTTTCACAGGAGGAGACATCCATGTGGGGATTCTTAAGTGGTGGCATTGGATATGAACTGGCAATGATCGCTCAAAGTTTGATGGGTTGGGGAGCAATTCTATTCATTGTATTCTTATTCGTGGTGTTTAATATGTTCTTCTTTGACATCACCCGTGTACCTGCATTCAGTAGAGCATCCGTTTCTTTCGATAATCTTATCAATCAAATAAAGTCTTTAATCCCAGAGAAAAAACCTAAAGAAGCTAAAACTGCAGACATCAATTCTGTTCTAGACCAGATCAAAAAAGAGGTAGAAGACGAAGATGCTAGTAAAGATGAATCAGAAACCTGGGTAGTTAAGAAAATTCCTACCAAACCAGTATCCAAAAAAGAAAAAGCAGATCCTGAGTTTACAATCGATCTACCTGAGTTCAAAAAAGAAGAACCACTTCCAAAAGAAGTTGAAGAGAAAATATTCGCACCTAAAGAAGAAAAATCTTTTATCCCCTCTACTCCAGAAGAGGAACCTATAGTTAAAAACGAAGAACTTGAAGACTTATCCTTTGAGGTCGAACAAAAAGAATTTGAAGAAGAGGTTAAAGAGGAATCTGTCAACTACGACCCTACACTCGATCTTCCTAGATATAAATTCCCTAACTCTTCATTGCTGATAGAATACCCTGAGAAAGAGCTGACAGTTACTAAAGATGAGTTAGAAGCTAACAAAGATCGAATCATTGAAACACTTGTCAACTTCAAGATCGGAATCTCCAGTATAAAAGCAACCATTGGTCCTACTGTAACGCTTTATGAAATCGTGCCAGAAGCTGGTGTCAAAATTTCTAAGATTAAAAATCTGGAAGATGATATCGCTTTAAGTCTTGCTGCCCTCGGGATTAGAATTATCGCCCCTATTCCAGGAAAAGGTACTATTGGTATTGAGGTGCCTAATAAAAATAGAGAGATGGTAGATGCTCGATCCGTGATCACTACCGGCAAATTCATGGAAAGCAAAATGGACTTACCCGTTGTTCTTGGTAAGACCATTTCTAATGAAGTGTTTGTAACCGATCTTGCCAAAATGCCTCACCTATTGATGGCAGGAGCAACTGGACAAGGTAAGTCGGTAGGGTTGAACATCATACTTACTTCTTTGCTTTACAAGAAACATCCATCGCAGTTAAAGTTGGTTCTGGTCGATCCAAAGAAGGTTGAATTAACCCTTTTTAATAAGGTAGAGAAACACTTTCTTGCCAAGCTTCCGGATAGTGAAGAGCCTATCATCACCGATACTTCTAAAGTAGTAAATACGCTTAATTCCTTGTGTATTGAAATGGATAATCGCTATGATCTCTTGAAAAGTGCCGCATGTAGAAATCTGAAAGAATACAATAAGAAATTTACAGAGCGAAAACTCAATCCAAATAAAGGACATAGATTCCTTCCTTACATTGTACTTGTCATAGATGAATTGGCTGACTTGATGATGACTGCTGGAAAAGAAGTAGAAACACCGATTGCTCGTCTAGCTCAACTTGCCCGGGCTATCGGGATCCATCTAATTGTAGCAACTCAAAGACCTTCCGTAAACGTAATTACCGGTATTATCAAGGCAAACTTCCCTGCCAGACTTTCATTCCGAGTAACATCCAAAATTGACTCTCGTACCATTCTGGATGCGGGCGGTGCGGACCAATTAATTGGAATGGGAGACATGTTGCTCTCGATGGGTTCTGACATGACACGGTTACAATGTGCATTCGTCGATACACCTGAAGTAGAAAAAATATGTGAATTTATTGGTGAACAAAGAGGTTATGATGATGCTTATCTATTACCAGAATATGTTGCAGAAGGTGAAACTGGCATTGGTGAAGTGGACTTATCTGATCGGGATGCTCTTTTTGCAGATGCAGCTCGTCTCATTGTTATTCATCAGCAAGGGTCTACTTCGTTAATCCAGCGTAAAATGAAATTAGGTTATAATAGAGCCGGACGTTTAATTGATCAACTTGAGGCAGCAGGAATTGTGGGTGCTTTTGAGGGTAGTAAGGCTCGCGAAGTACTAATACCTGACGAACATAGTTTGGAACAGTTATTGTCTGAAATCGAAATCAAATACTAAGAAGAATTTAAGAACTCAATGAAAAAGCTCATAATCGCATCTTTATCTCTATTTCTACTGATAAACGTAAATGCACAGTATGATCCATCTGCATTAGCAGTACTTGATGCCATGAGCAGCAAGTACAAGAATGTAGAAGCCTTCAAAGCTTCATTTTCTCAACAGCTAACAAATGAAAGTGCTGGGTTAGACGAAACCATCTCAGGAAACATCGCTGTGAAAGGAGATATGTACGTATTGGATGTTGCAGGTCAACGAATTTTCAATGATGGTACAGATATGTACAATTATAACCCTGAGATTCGAGAAGTAACCATTAGCTCATATGATCCTGAAGATTCAGAGATCACGATCGGCAATATTTATGAAATATATAAAAATGGGTTTAAATATGCCTTGAGTGAAACAAATGCAAGTGGTGATAGGCTAATCGAATTAGATCCAGAAAGTAGAGACAAAAGCTATTTTAAAATACGAATGACCATCAATGCTCAAGATGAATTGAAGTCATTTACAGTTTTTGAAAGAACAGGCAATAAATATGTCTACTCCATTAATGCATTCACACCTAGTGATCTGAATGACAGTTACTTCACATTTGATGTAGCTAAATATCCTAACGTAGAGGTCATTGACTTCCGGTAGATTGCATTCTCAAGAAAAAGTTTACCTTTGCTGCGTTCAGAACAAGTCTGTACGCTTTTTAATATTTTATTTTTTTTAATGAACATTTTCGTAGCTAAGCTTAACTATGCAACTTCAGAAGACGCATTGAGACAAGCATTTGAAGAATTCGGAACAGTAGATTCCGCTAAAGTTATCATGGACAGAGACACTCAGAGATCTAAAGGTTTCGGTTTCGTTGAAATGCCAAATGATGACGAAGGTAACCAGGCTATTTCAAGCCTAAACGAAACAGAATTAGATGGTAGAACCATCGTTGTAAAAAAAGCTAACCCAAGAGGTTAAGCACAAGAACAGATTCTAAGTTTTTTTGAATTTTATATAATTGCTCGTGTGGAATCTTTTCCGCACGAGCATTGTTTTATATAATTGTTACGTACACATAAAATTTTATTGATTTGGCTAGACCTGCAACTACTCCGGTAAAACTTAAAGACGGATACTATATAGAACTCCGACACAAGGGTGAAAGAAAAGGAATCAAACTGAGAAGTGATACGATTCCAGAATTGCACCAATCCATCAAAAAGTACCAGAAGCTTTATGACATCCACTTCTATGGAGAAGTAAAAAAAGGAAAAGTTATAAATGATAAGCTTCCAGAGCTTAAATAATTAAACGCTTTTACTATTTGTTTGACGTCACTCCTTTTAGGAGAGTACGAAACCCATATCCTCAGGCTAATTTATTCTTAAATTAGCCTGAATTTTTATTATTAAAACATGACCCGCCAACAGCTTTTTGAAAACATTACAAAGAAGGAATCCTTTCTTTGCATAGGTCTGGATACGGATATTCAAAAAATTCCTGAACACCTACTCACAGAAAAGGATCCAATCTTTGAATTCAACAAGCAAATCATTGATGCTACCCACAAGTATGCAGTAGCCTACAAGCCAAACACCGCATTTTATGAGGCTCAGGGTGCAAAAGGATGGGAATCACTTCAGAAGACTCTTGAGTATATTCCAAAAGATATTTTCACTATAGCAGACGCAAAACGAGCTGATATTGGGAATACATCTGCCATGTATGCGCGTGCCTTTTTCGAGAACATGAACTTCGATTCTGTCACAGTAGCACCCTATATGGGATCAGATTCAGTAAAACCTTTTCTAGGTTTTGACAATAAGTGGGTCATCATTTTAGCTGCTACAAGTAATCCTGGAGGCTCTGATTTCCAACACCTGACTGTTGATGGAGACAAATTCTACGAAAAAGTTATCAAAACTAGTCAAGAGTGGGGTTCTGAAGACAGCATCATGTATGTCGTAGGAGCTACCAGACCAGAAGCTCTAAAAGAAATCAGAAAAATTATTCCAAATCATTTTTTACTCATCCCAGGAGTAGGGGCCCAAGGTGGTGATCTAAAAACAGTTTGTGAAAATGGCCTGAACAAAGAATGCGGCTTACTTATCAACTCATCCAGAGGAATTATCTATGCTGATGGTGGTCAGCATTTTGCGAAAGAAGCTGTCAGAGAAGCTGAAAAGATTCAAGCAGAAATGGCTAAAATCCTTAAAGGATTATAGAGCAAATCGTATCTTAGAAGGAAGTTACTTATGGACGAACTCTTCCTCCACTACATCTGGAAATATCAAAAATTCAATCTGACCGATTTATCAGTATCAGATGGGCAATCATTAAAGGTCTTCTATCAAGGAAATCACAATCAGGATTCTGGGCCAGACTTTGCGGAAGCTCGAATAAAAATAGGGTCAATAGAATGGGCTGGACAAGTAGAAATTCATATCAATTCTTCGGATTGGATCCATCATAAACATCAAAATGATCCAGCATACAAAAATGTAATCCTTCACGTCGTTTGGACAAATGATCAAGAAATATTAATCGAGGGACAACCAATTCCGACACTTGAGCTTAAATCAATCATAGATTTAGATTTAATCGAAAAATATAAGCGGCATATCCAATCAACAAACGAAATTCTCTGCTCTGATCAGTTTAGTTCTGTTCCGCAACTAACTAAAAGTAGTATGCTTGATCGAGTCTTGGTTGAACGGTTGATGGAAAAATCTGACAGAATCTTACATCGATTGAAGGAAAACAAAAATGATTGGGAAGAAGTCACTTACAAAACCCTTGCTGAAAATTTTGGATTTTCAACGAACAAAGAAGCTTTTAAAAGACTTACCGATCTTCTGTCCTTCTCTGTTTTAAAAAAAATTCTTCCAAAAGCTTTAGAAACTGAAGCTCTTATTTTTGGTCAATCTGGATTTCTAGAAGGTGAAGGTGATGATTATAAGAAAAAACTTCGCTCTGAGTACGATTTTATAAGCAAGAAATTCCAACTACCTGACACAATGGTACAAGCACAATGGAAGTTTGGAAAACTAAGGCCAGACAATTTTCCGACTGTAAGGTTGTCTCAGTTTGCTTCATTGCTACATAAACATTCGCAACTATTTACTTTTTTGACCCAAACAGAAAGTATGGATGTTTTAAAAAAGAAACTGGTTGTTTCAGTATCCAGCTATTGGCAAGATCACTATGATTTTGGGAAGCCTAGAAAAAAACCGATCGAAACCATAGGAATCAGCTCTTTTGAAAATATTCTAATCAATACTGTAGCTCCCCTGCTAGCTGCGTATTCCAAGTATACAGATGAGCAGAAATTTATAGATCGAGCAGTTGAATTGCTCGAATCGCTTTCTCCTGAAAGTAATCGGATTACAAGAAAGTGGGAACCGCTTGATCAAAAGGCAAAAAATGCCTTTGAATCACAAGCTCAAATCCATCTTTTTAAGAATTACTGTCAAAAAAAGAGATGTCTTCAGTGTAATGTAGGTGTGAAAATACTAAGTAAATGATCTACTGGCTTATTCACATATTGATTTTGGGGATCCTTTCTTTCGCAGGGTTTAGGTTTATTAAAAGTACCATTCCCCCATTTATCTACTGGACTGCTCTCTCGTTGAAACTAATTGCCGGATTGATTCTTGGCTATATTTTCTTTGAATATTATGAATATGGCGATACAATTACCTTCTTCGAAGTTGCAAAAAATTCTGACACGATAGGATTTGCAAACCAGCCCAGAGATCAATTTTTTGTTAAGCTCATTCGTCCAATCGTACTAATTTCAGGCAATTCCTATTGGATCACATCTCTTTGGCTGTCGTTAATCAGTTTTCTATCAAGTTGGTATACAACCACCGTAATTGTTAAACTATATCCGAATATTAGATTCGTGGTTATGGTCTGTTTCCTATTTATTCCATCCACCGTATTCTGGTCATCTGGAATGATGAAAAACACACTGGCATTCGCGAGTATGTCTATTTTGATTGCTTTTATTTTAAGATTCTATAGAAACCATAGTCTTACTATTTTCAATATCCTATTAATGATCCTATCAGGATTCCTCCTTTTCCATCTTAAGCATTACCTATTTATCTCAGTTCTGCTTTTTGGAGGCATCTTATTATCCCTTCATTTTTTCATTTGCAATAAAGGATTCTCAAGGTGGATAATACCAATATCCATTGGAATGGTATCCATCGTTTCAACACAGTTCATTCACCCCTACTTAACCTTTAATCGTATTCCACAGACCCTTTACGAAAACAACCGTACCATTATTTTAAACTCTGATGTTGAAGATCGTCTGAATTTAGTTGTTGAAAATGATTCATGGACGGCACTTATAAGCCAAGTACCAAGAGCACTTCATATTGGTTTATTTAGACCAAGCATATTTGATAAGACTCCATCATTGGGGTGGGTCCACAAAATTGAAAACCTAATTCTAGCTACACTCATAAGTCTGAGTATACTTCTTCTATTAAAACTTAGATTAAAACCTGACTGGCCTCTGTTAGTTGCAGCCTTGAGTTGTATTCTTTTATTAGCTGTTATGCTTCCTCTTTCGTCACCTAATTTGGGAACTCTCGTAAGGTACAAGAATGCTTATATGCCTTATTTATTCTTAATAAGCAGTATTCTACCCTATCGTTTCCTAACTTCTCAAACGGTCGATTAATTGCTAATTTTGCGGCTTTAACACATAAAGGACATGGAGAAACCCGTAATCATTTTAGGATCTACAGGACTAGCAAAAGCAGCTCTTGAAATATTTAATTCCAATAGCATAGTTGTTTATGGCTTTCTGGATGATGATGAGAAAACACATAATAGCGAAATAAACTCAGTTACGATACTTGGATCAACGGATGATCATGGTTTCACTAAACTCATTGGCCAAAAATGTGAGGCTTTTGTGGCTACTGACGATAATAAACTGAGGAAGAAGTATGTAGAATATCTCAACGAAACCCGAAAGATTATGCCAATGAACGCAGTTCATCATTCGGCATCAATATCGGATTCTTTTGGGATTGGACATGGAAACTTTGTTAATGCTGGTGCTGTATTGTCGAATGATTCTAAAATGGGAAATCACAATGTGATTAACTCAAAAGTAATAATCGAACAAGAGGCAGAAATTGGAGATTTTGTTCAAATTGGTGCCGGGTCTATCATCAATACTAAAGTGAAGATCGAGAATGAAGTATTCATCGGATCAGGGGTAACCATAGTTGCTGGAGTCAAGATTGAAAAGGGGGCTCGAATAGGTGCAGGATCAGTGGTTGTAGGTGATGTAAAGAAGGGGCAAACTGTGTTCGGAAATCCCGCAGTGGAAGTGAAGTAAGAATTACCTTACGGCTGTATGAAATCCAAAAGCTTAATCCTTCTCTCCTTACTGGTACTCCATAGCTGCGTTCCAGAAGGACTAATGAGAACATGGAGCACTACAGAAGATTATGATCGTCAGTTCAATAGCATTCTTGTCATGGGACTCATAAACAATGTGAACTTAAGGAATGAAGTAGAAAACGAGGTGGTTACAACAGGGGGAAAAGCAGGGCTAAAATGTGTCAATGGGATGTCTATGTTTCCGCCTGAACTCGGAAAGCCATTTGAAGATGTAGAAAGAGCAAAAGAGCGAATGAGAAACAATGGGTTTGATGGAGTGATAACAGTAGCCCTAGTTGATATAAAAGAAGAAAGATATGTTCCACCTCAAACAGGTTACTCGCCTCTGGTTTATTACAATCGTTTTGGAAATTATTTTTTTAGAACCTATGATCTTGTCTATCAGCCAGGATACTTCACTCAAGACACAAAATACTTTATAGAAACTAACTTTTACGAGTTAAGAGAAGGCAAACTCGTTTGG of Marinobacter alexandrii contains these proteins:
- a CDS encoding helix-turn-helix domain-containing protein codes for the protein MEFGIVEIILLTSLINSIFFLGLIHLNPKRYSQVNHALVMFIFLSSVNFASWIVLPYWVEEYEWICLDRFPVVFFLGPYIYMFSTALFGKSDAKDKNYKIFIGGYLDVLITISLWIYIYFFSFEDRFELLFDTLTLLIYETLAILHTGYFVYLAIKHFMNGSINIPRLRHVFILIVVIYFLWVGTFLADAAVYPSQLPDTAFYPTWMLMVYLNFYLAYHFILNPTKSVSLITSDKKLASTKTLDLACNLKEIMLEKRLYRKPDLSLSFIAAELNTSSNSLTEVLKEHFRLTYYDFINEYRILDIVERFKNGDDRKYTIKTISEEAGFRSKTTFIKAFKKETGMLPKEYLSSVQQKGSPTEL
- a CDS encoding cadherin repeat domain-containing protein: MYKYLIPLILLSSLTLLVSCGEDEPTNNPPSISDRSFRIPEEIETGERVGFISAFDLENDPLTYAIISGNIDNTFALNSSSGELTIRSNEKIDFQVTSQYTLTVEASDGKSSVSALITINVEEANRVPLINEQTFSLSENASVGLEIGMIIATDPEGDELEYTILGGDVDELFDLDLESGVLTLISTEKLDFETTDSYIITILVEDSEALVSSAPITINILDADEPNLSFELAGNNFTIEDGLIREFGVVSSVSSFHYARTFALADGEYSFSEASGDFVVNGGTVGVFGVLFSNALFSFKPGEFIYADTATTQASDFIGKDFIYSSAIIIDGNNDGSVGVNEEDIVYRVTGGSIKVISNGANPPTLNYNVEVTLYDVATKQFVHTVKADLHFEYSGDYKFSDERARGSGRLETEDINHGIEFNSNK
- the aroQ gene encoding type II 3-dehydroquinate dehydratase — translated: MRILILNGPNLNLLGKREPEIYGSQTFEDFFKELKNLFADCKLEYFQSNHEGALIDKLHQVGFSYDGIVFNPGAYTHTSIALRDAIAGIETPVFEVHISNLAEREDFRQVSYVKDVCIGSTNGMGLEGYAIAIEELVKAKTTS
- the xerD gene encoding site-specific tyrosine recombinase XerD, which produces MSWKTYTKQFKNYLKLERSLAQNSVDAYIADISKLQQFLDIKERDTPPTRIIQQDLIDFLEFITELGMSAYTQARMVSGLKAFFKFLIYEEVITKDPSELLEAPKLGRKLPDTLNLPEIEDLFDAIDMSSPEGQRNRAMLETLYSSGLRVSELINLKISNIHEDIGFLRVIGKGSKERLVPIGRSALKHIKIFRDDVRVHIDVKQGFEDHLFVTKRGKAISRVMVFMIIKDLAAKIGLKKNISPHTFRHSFATHLIEGGADLRAVQEMLGHESITTTEIYTHLDRDYLKQVITQFHPRS
- a CDS encoding quinone-dependent dihydroorotate dehydrogenase — its product is MYKILKPLLFFLYSPEKAHRITTSLLHFLLKLPFGKSLIRSMFHFEDHRLEREVFGLRFKNPVGLAAGFDKNAELIDDFSNLGFGFIEIGTLTPKGQPGNPQPRLFRLPQDEALINRMGFNNDGVDEAIERLKNRKSDILVGGNIGKNKITPNENALEDYLICFEKLFDYVDYFVVNVSSPNTPGLRELQEKEPLLKLLKALQDENNKKETAKPLLLKIAPDLSESQLDDIISITKELDLDGLIISNTTIDRSGLSTKVESVEAIGAGGLSGKPVFEKSNNVLKYIRRHLPHVHIIAVGGIHSAQDAVEKIQAGANLVQIYTGLVYEGPALIKKINKELLKHV
- a CDS encoding DNA translocase FtsK, which produces MAQNTYKKKSEKKEKASIKFNFITDRKFHLFIGFSLLLISLFLAVSFISYMNAGQADQSVVEAFTNTNIKDSGVEVQNAFGLIGAIAAHYFIFLWFGIAAMLIPPFLFIVAYKIIWSKTLIPITKSFNFVVFYLVWTSLVMGYFLLSQEETSMWGFLSGGIGYELAMIAQSLMGWGAILFIVFLFVVFNMFFFDITRVPAFSRASVSFDNLINQIKSLIPEKKPKEAKTADINSVLDQIKKEVEDEDASKDESETWVVKKIPTKPVSKKEKADPEFTIDLPEFKKEEPLPKEVEEKIFAPKEEKSFIPSTPEEEPIVKNEELEDLSFEVEQKEFEEEVKEESVNYDPTLDLPRYKFPNSSLLIEYPEKELTVTKDELEANKDRIIETLVNFKIGISSIKATIGPTVTLYEIVPEAGVKISKIKNLEDDIALSLAALGIRIIAPIPGKGTIGIEVPNKNREMVDARSVITTGKFMESKMDLPVVLGKTISNEVFVTDLAKMPHLLMAGATGQGKSVGLNIILTSLLYKKHPSQLKLVLVDPKKVELTLFNKVEKHFLAKLPDSEEPIITDTSKVVNTLNSLCIEMDNRYDLLKSAACRNLKEYNKKFTERKLNPNKGHRFLPYIVLVIDELADLMMTAGKEVETPIARLAQLARAIGIHLIVATQRPSVNVITGIIKANFPARLSFRVTSKIDSRTILDAGGADQLIGMGDMLLSMGSDMTRLQCAFVDTPEVEKICEFIGEQRGYDDAYLLPEYVAEGETGIGEVDLSDRDALFADAARLIVIHQQGSTSLIQRKMKLGYNRAGRLIDQLEAAGIVGAFEGSKAREVLIPDEHSLEQLLSEIEIKY
- a CDS encoding outer membrane lipoprotein carrier protein LolA, producing the protein MKKLIIASLSLFLLINVNAQYDPSALAVLDAMSSKYKNVEAFKASFSQQLTNESAGLDETISGNIAVKGDMYVLDVAGQRIFNDGTDMYNYNPEIREVTISSYDPEDSEITIGNIYEIYKNGFKYALSETNASGDRLIELDPESRDKSYFKIRMTINAQDELKSFTVFERTGNKYVYSINAFTPSDLNDSYFTFDVAKYPNVEVIDFR